In Mucilaginibacter boryungensis, a single window of DNA contains:
- the rlmD gene encoding 23S rRNA (uracil(1939)-C(5))-methyltransferase RlmD yields the protein MRRNNTPNRVFENVSIIDIAEEGKGVGKTEDFVLFVERAVPGDVADVEVYRKKKNFGEGKIVGLKKPSEHRTTPFCEHFGTCGGCKWQHMTYNAQLQFKQKSVHDALTRLAKIDATNMLPIVASPEDRYYRNKLEFTFSDKRWLYEGENREDAQLNMNALGFHIPGRFDKILDVNHCYLQADPSNQLRNSINNFAKQHGISYYGIKAHTGALRNLIIRTSTTGELMVIVVFAFATADEVDLLMNFIAKDFPQITSLLYILNEKKNDTIFDQDVLVWRGPEYIHEEMNGIKFRIGPKSFYQTNSVQALRLYEITHDFAGFKGDELVYDLYTGAGTIANFVAGSVREVVGVEYVPSAIEDAKINSAINNIINTKFYAGDMKDVLNAEFVAEHGKPDVVITDPPRAGMHADVVDRLMEIAAAKIVYVSCNAATQARDLLVLKEKYNVTKIQPVDMFPHTQHVENVVLLELK from the coding sequence ATGAGAAGGAATAATACCCCCAATCGCGTATTCGAAAACGTGAGTATAATTGATATTGCCGAAGAAGGCAAGGGTGTGGGCAAAACAGAAGATTTTGTGCTATTTGTAGAGCGGGCCGTACCGGGCGACGTGGCTGATGTGGAAGTTTACCGCAAAAAGAAAAACTTCGGCGAAGGGAAGATTGTAGGTTTGAAAAAGCCATCCGAGCATCGCACTACACCTTTTTGCGAGCACTTTGGCACCTGCGGCGGCTGCAAATGGCAGCATATGACCTATAATGCCCAGCTACAGTTTAAACAAAAAAGCGTGCACGATGCACTGACCCGTTTAGCTAAAATAGACGCGACGAACATGCTACCCATTGTAGCTTCGCCTGAAGACCGCTATTATCGCAACAAACTGGAGTTTACCTTTTCTGATAAACGCTGGCTGTACGAAGGGGAGAACCGCGAGGATGCGCAACTGAACATGAACGCGCTGGGTTTCCATATACCGGGCAGGTTTGATAAGATACTGGATGTGAACCACTGTTACCTGCAGGCCGACCCATCTAACCAGCTGCGCAATAGTATAAATAACTTTGCCAAACAGCATGGGATAAGCTACTACGGCATTAAAGCCCATACAGGCGCACTGCGTAACCTTATCATTCGTACGTCAACCACGGGAGAACTGATGGTGATTGTTGTTTTTGCTTTTGCTACAGCGGATGAAGTGGACCTGCTGATGAATTTCATAGCTAAAGATTTCCCGCAGATCACCTCGCTTTTATATATCCTGAACGAGAAAAAAAATGACACCATATTTGATCAGGATGTGCTGGTTTGGCGTGGGCCAGAATACATTCACGAGGAGATGAATGGTATAAAATTTCGTATCGGGCCAAAATCCTTCTATCAAACCAATTCGGTACAGGCCTTGCGTTTATATGAAATAACACACGATTTTGCTGGTTTCAAAGGCGATGAACTGGTTTACGACTTATATACCGGTGCAGGTACTATTGCCAACTTTGTGGCAGGCAGTGTGCGCGAGGTAGTAGGTGTGGAATATGTACCCTCGGCTATCGAGGATGCGAAGATAAACTCGGCCATTAATAACATTATCAATACCAAATTTTACGCTGGCGATATGAAGGATGTGCTGAATGCCGAATTTGTAGCCGAACACGGTAAGCCGGATGTTGTAATTACCGACCCGCCACGTGCCGGTATGCACGCCGATGTGGTAGACAGACTGATGGAGATAGCAGCAGCTAAAATTGTATACGTAAGTTGCAACGCCGCTACACAGGCCCGCGATTTGCTGGTATTGAAAGAAAAATATAACGTTACTAAAATACAACCGGTAGATATGTTTCCGCATACCCAGCATGTGGAGAATGTAGTGTTATTGGAATTGAAATAA